The DNA window AAACCTTACATTTTTCTCTTAAGTAGATAGACAAAGGGATAAAAATTGCAAGAAATTCAAGTTAATTTGCTAAGCAAAAATACATCAAACCCCAACCGCAAAACTTGCTTCATTAACACTCCGTTGATATGTAATTGAAGGgagttatctttttttttttttttattatttttaacgaAATTTTATATCTATCATTGCCACTGAGAAACAATTACAATTTGAGAAGGAGGTTTAGACCTTGCCTTCTTGACGGTTACAGTAGTAATGGGCAAAAAAAGTTGCACAAATGTGACAACTAGCAAAAGACTTCTCAAGGAGGGTCATAGTAAATCAAGGAAGGCTTCCTTTTTTTAATCCTAAAGGATGGAAATTGCCATTTATCTAAATTGAGGAGTCCCTTAACATGTGTTGGCAGACCAGATGTGTTGGTAATAACTATGGTAGTGTTGGTTAGATGACTATAAGAAGCAAGTTTGTCAGCCACTCTGTTGGCTTCCCTATAACAGTGATTGATCTGAATATTGTGTCTGAGGATCAACTCTCTGATTTCTTCCACCGTTTCTCTCATCCTCCAAGGAGTAGACCATAAATTGAGAATGCTATTTAGGAGGAGGAGGGAATCAGTTTCAACTGTAGTAAAGATGTGCCCATTGGCAATACACCACTTCAGGCCAAAGAGGAAGGCTTTTGCTTCAGCAGTATTGCTGGTTCCATTTCCCAGGGGAAGAATAAAGGCCATAATGCAATTTCCATTTGAGTCTCGCACCACTCCACCTCCTCCACTAGAATCTCCAATACAAGAGCCATTCGTATTCAACTTCATGGAGTGATGCGAGGGTCTCGACCATTTAACCGTGGTGTGGATAGTGTCTTCAAGTTGTATTTCCATTAGCTTAAGTAGGCTTTCCCAATTCTCCGGAAGGTTAATGTTGGAGAAAACCTTTTTGGTTAAGTGGCAGATGTTGAAGACTATCAGAGAAATAGATCTATTGGTGGATGGT is part of the Solanum stenotomum isolate F172 chromosome 8, ASM1918654v1, whole genome shotgun sequence genome and encodes:
- the LOC125872296 gene encoding uncharacterized protein LOC125872296, encoding MSCVTWRAIHNRMPTDDKIADKFKITTVSKCVCCVATGMNPGIESSEHLFCKGDYAQRIWSSIIGRMGIITRHTNLRELLQRCWNSTSKNPVAEYVLSIIPPIIIWELWRSRCNSRYEEERPSTNRSISLIVFNICHLTKKVFSNINLPENWESLLKLMEIQLEDTIHTTVKWSRPSHHSMKLNTNGSCIGDSSGGGGVVRDSNGNCIMAFILPLGNGTSNTAEAKAFLFGLKWCIANGHIFTTVETDSLLLLNSILNLWSTPWRMRETVEEIRELILRHNIQINHCYREANRVADKLASYSHLTNTTIVITNTSGLPTHVKGLLNLDKWQFPSFRIKKRKPSLIYYDPP